In the Bacteroidota bacterium genome, one interval contains:
- a CDS encoding type II toxin-antitoxin system HipA family toxin — protein MYSPEGLKLLSPALKKLDFLNFSSEELRKEAMIRASKMSVQGVQPKLSAVLNIKNCCFEIVDKNGRYILKPQHPIFPELPQNEDL, from the coding sequence TTGTACAGCCCAGAAGGTTTAAAACTCCTCTCCCCTGCCCTAAAAAAGCTGGATTTTCTGAATTTCTCATCAGAAGAACTCAGAAAAGAAGCGATGATCAGAGCCTCAAAAATGTCGGTACAAGGTGTTCAGCCCAAATTAAGCGCTGTTTTAAACATAAAAAACTGCTGCTTCGAGATTGTCGACAAAAACGGAAGATATATCCTGAAACCTCAACACCCTATTTTTCCGGAACTTCCTCAAAACGAAGACCT
- a CDS encoding HipA N-terminal domain-containing protein, producing MRKAKIFINGTEAGILMELEFGKKYQFSYLKNYAGNPVSLTMPLSQNIYEFDVFPPFFDGLLPEGYQLEGLLKFGKIDRNDLFSQLVAVGNDLVGNVTVQEVPE from the coding sequence ATGAGAAAAGCTAAGATATTCATAAACGGCACTGAAGCAGGAATACTCATGGAACTGGAATTTGGAAAAAAGTATCAGTTCAGTTACCTGAAAAATTACGCAGGAAATCCCGTATCCCTGACCATGCCTTTGTCGCAGAACATTTATGAATTTGATGTTTTCCCTCCGTTTTTCGACGGGTTGCTGCCCGAAGGATACCAATTGGAAGGCCTGTTGAAATTCGGAAAAATAGACCGGAATGATCTTTTTTCCCAACTCGTGGCTGTCGGCAATGATCTGGTAGGAAACGTAACGGTGCAGGAGGTACCCGAATGA
- a CDS encoding helix-turn-helix domain-containing protein, which yields MLEPQLLAKIIRRHRKVAGISQLQLAEMAGVGKTVVFDLEKGKETVQLNTLRKILTVLNIKVQLTSPLMNQILNDEKS from the coding sequence ATGCTCGAACCTCAATTATTGGCAAAAATCATCAGAAGACACCGGAAGGTTGCCGGAATCAGTCAGCTTCAACTGGCGGAAATGGCAGGCGTAGGAAAAACCGTGGTTTTCGACCTCGAAAAGGGTAAGGAAACCGTTCAGCTCAACACATTACGGAAAATACTTACCGTACTCAATATTAAAGTACAACTTACCAGTCCGCTGATGAACCAAATCCTGAACGATGAGAAAAGCTAA